A section of the Marinoscillum sp. 108 genome encodes:
- a CDS encoding fumarylacetoacetate hydrolase family protein yields the protein MKIICIGRNYADHITELGNERPETPVIFMKPDTAILRNNDAFYYPDFSKDIHYECELLIRINKEGKSVEPRFAHKYYDQIGLGIDFTARDLQAKAKEKGLPWEMAKGFNGSAPTSPFISKEGFDLTNTQFQLELNGQVVQDANTSLMLWPVDELIAYVSKYFTLKKGDILFTGTPKGVGPVKIGDRLVGKLAGRQMFDFEVR from the coding sequence ATGAAAATCATCTGCATCGGTCGCAACTATGCCGACCACATCACCGAACTGGGCAACGAAAGACCCGAGACACCGGTCATCTTCATGAAGCCGGACACGGCCATTCTTAGAAACAATGACGCTTTCTACTACCCGGATTTCTCCAAAGACATTCACTATGAGTGTGAACTTCTGATCCGGATCAACAAAGAAGGCAAATCCGTAGAACCCCGGTTTGCGCACAAATACTATGATCAGATCGGCCTGGGCATAGACTTTACCGCCCGGGACCTACAGGCAAAAGCCAAGGAAAAGGGACTGCCCTGGGAAATGGCCAAAGGATTCAATGGATCAGCACCTACGTCGCCATTTATTTCAAAAGAAGGCTTCGACCTCACCAACACCCAATTTCAGCTGGAGCTCAACGGCCAGGTGGTGCAGGATGCCAACACCTCACTGATGCTCTGGCCAGTGGATGAGCTCATAGCCTATGTCTCCAAATATTTTACCCTGAAAAAAGGTGATATTCTCTTCACCGGAACCCCAAAAGGCGTGGGCCCTGTGAAGATCGGTGATCGGCTGGTAGGCAAGCTTGCCGGCAGGCAGATGTTCGATTTTGAGGTGAGGTAG